In Treponema primitia ZAS-2, a genomic segment contains:
- a CDS encoding glutamine--tRNA ligase/YqeY domain fusion protein, giving the protein MPENVPETASDFISEFIKEDLKNGRFGYVHTRFPPEPNGWLHIGHCKAFYIDFSMAERFKGKCNLRFDDTNPEKEDISYVEAIKRDVKWMGYDWEDREFYASDYYEYLYDLAVKIIKKGHAYVDDLTDEEMSEYRGTAVEDKNNITNTPPGRNSPYRDRSVEENLDLLARMRAGEFPDGARTLRAKIDMAHPNLLLRDPVMYRIRRETHYRTGNNWCIYPMYDFQHPLSDAKEGITHSLCSLEYEIHRPLYEWFINEAEVFPSRQIEFARLNITHTVLSKRWLLKLVQDNYVSGWDDPRMPTIAGLRRRGYTPEAIRSFISQIGIAKTDSMVDIAFLEYCLREDLNKRSPRIMAVLKPLKLIIENWENGKAEELEAVNNPEDPAAGSRKIRFTRELWIEQDDFEETPPPKYFRLFPGNSVRLRYGYIVTCTGFDKDAAGTITAVRCTYDPETKGGNAPDNRKVKGTIHWLSAEDAVPMEVRIYNHLFGVERPMDVAPGKTFLDNLSKDSLELISTAYGEPGLAKAAPGDRFQFERLGYFVRDPDSSARGTPVFNKTVGLRDTWAKIGQKTVK; this is encoded by the coding sequence ATGCCAGAGAATGTGCCGGAAACCGCATCGGACTTTATCAGCGAATTCATCAAAGAGGACCTCAAAAACGGCCGGTTCGGCTATGTCCATACCCGGTTTCCGCCTGAGCCTAACGGCTGGCTCCATATCGGCCACTGCAAGGCCTTCTATATCGACTTTTCTATGGCGGAACGCTTCAAGGGCAAGTGTAATCTCCGCTTTGACGATACCAACCCGGAAAAAGAGGATATCTCCTACGTGGAGGCTATCAAACGGGATGTCAAATGGATGGGTTATGACTGGGAGGATCGGGAATTTTACGCTTCCGACTATTATGAATACCTTTACGACCTGGCGGTGAAGATCATTAAAAAGGGTCATGCCTATGTGGATGACCTTACGGACGAAGAAATGAGCGAATACCGGGGAACGGCGGTGGAGGATAAAAACAACATCACCAATACTCCCCCGGGGCGGAATAGCCCGTACCGGGACCGGTCGGTCGAAGAAAACCTGGACCTCCTGGCCCGAATGCGGGCGGGAGAATTTCCCGATGGAGCGCGGACCCTGCGGGCCAAGATCGACATGGCCCACCCCAACCTGCTCCTGCGGGACCCGGTGATGTACCGGATCCGGCGGGAAACCCATTACCGTACCGGCAATAACTGGTGCATCTATCCTATGTACGATTTCCAGCACCCCCTTTCGGACGCTAAGGAGGGGATTACCCACTCGCTCTGCTCATTGGAGTATGAGATACACCGGCCTTTGTACGAATGGTTCATTAACGAAGCGGAGGTGTTCCCCAGCCGACAGATCGAATTTGCCCGGCTTAACATCACCCATACGGTGCTTTCCAAGCGCTGGCTGCTCAAGCTGGTCCAGGACAACTATGTCTCGGGCTGGGACGATCCCCGGATGCCCACCATCGCAGGTCTACGGCGCCGGGGCTATACGCCAGAGGCTATACGGAGTTTCATTTCCCAAATCGGGATTGCCAAAACCGACAGCATGGTGGATATCGCCTTCCTCGAATACTGTCTCCGGGAGGACCTGAATAAGCGATCCCCCCGGATCATGGCGGTGCTCAAGCCCTTAAAGCTCATCATCGAAAATTGGGAAAATGGTAAGGCCGAGGAACTGGAAGCGGTGAACAACCCTGAGGACCCGGCGGCGGGGTCCCGGAAGATACGCTTTACCCGGGAACTCTGGATTGAGCAGGACGACTTTGAGGAGACGCCGCCGCCTAAATACTTCAGGCTTTTCCCGGGGAATTCGGTGCGCCTGCGCTACGGGTACATTGTTACCTGCACGGGCTTTGACAAGGATGCTGCGGGTACTATTACTGCGGTGCGCTGTACCTATGATCCGGAAACCAAGGGGGGCAATGCCCCGGACAACCGCAAGGTAAAGGGCACCATCCACTGGCTTTCCGCAGAAGACGCTGTCCCCATGGAGGTGCGTATCTACAACCACCTGTTTGGGGTGGAGCGGCCCATGGATGTGGCGCCGGGGAAAACCTTCCTGGACAACCTCAGCAAGGATTCCCTGGAACTTATTTCAACTGCCTACGGCGAACCGGGCCTGGCCAAGGCGGCGCCGGGGGACCGGTTTCAGTTTGAACGGCTTGGGTATTTTGTACGGGATCCCGATTCCTCTGCCCGGGGTACGCCGGTCTTTAATAAAACTGTGGGGCTCCGGGACACCTGGGCAAAAATCGGACAGAAAACTGTCAAATAG
- a CDS encoding efflux RND transporter periplasmic adaptor subunit, with protein MSAANNKKKSPVKITAFIILGALLLAALWSIFLKPKAAKEEYLAPVITLYPQWGKIEKSIRITSQVETGRLITLVPRVGGTLILLDADPGKPVTINQLLAQVDSVPYDLTGLQAQSAYHTARSTYERVSNLYNNQAATQQQYEEAQMAYEAAKAQNDLAQLNRDYSNIRSPIDGIVLMRHSTEGAVVAAGTPLITLGDLEDLRITASVPEIHYRFFAEHWEDMPVRMQVPAFGDEEFLLQSRSLAPYVSPENRSFLVEYTIPDAATRGLRPGMFANVSFVLESRDNVCYLPFKAMGSQNRLWFVDENKRAQFIEFIPAFFNEEVFQIPKEYGKTQFILEGQHFITPGQRLNILPQVPGSAGAPLP; from the coding sequence ATGAGTGCCGCTAATAACAAAAAAAAATCACCTGTAAAAATCACCGCCTTTATTATTTTGGGAGCCTTACTTCTGGCTGCCCTTTGGTCAATTTTTTTGAAGCCCAAGGCTGCAAAGGAAGAATACCTTGCTCCGGTGATTACCCTCTACCCCCAATGGGGAAAAATTGAAAAGAGCATTAGAATCACCAGTCAGGTGGAAACCGGCAGGCTGATTACCCTGGTTCCCCGGGTAGGGGGAACCCTGATACTTCTGGATGCGGACCCGGGAAAACCGGTTACAATAAACCAACTTCTGGCCCAGGTGGATTCCGTGCCCTATGACCTCACCGGACTCCAGGCTCAGTCGGCCTACCATACCGCCCGGTCCACCTATGAGCGGGTCAGCAATCTTTATAACAACCAGGCGGCTACCCAACAGCAATACGAGGAAGCCCAAATGGCCTATGAGGCGGCGAAGGCCCAGAATGACCTGGCCCAGCTTAACCGGGACTATTCCAATATCCGCTCCCCCATAGACGGGATCGTGCTCATGCGCCACAGCACCGAGGGAGCTGTGGTCGCTGCCGGAACACCTCTGATCACTCTGGGGGACCTGGAGGATCTGCGGATCACCGCATCGGTGCCGGAAATACACTACCGGTTTTTTGCGGAACACTGGGAGGATATGCCGGTACGGATGCAGGTTCCCGCTTTTGGGGATGAAGAGTTCCTCCTTCAGAGCAGGAGCCTGGCCCCCTATGTGTCCCCGGAAAACCGAAGCTTCCTGGTGGAATACACCATCCCTGATGCTGCGACACGGGGGCTCAGGCCGGGTATGTTTGCCAATGTATCCTTTGTTCTGGAAAGCCGGGACAATGTTTGCTACCTCCCCTTTAAGGCCATGGGGTCCCAGAACCGGCTCTGGTTTGTGGATGAAAACAAACGGGCCCAATTTATAGAATTTATCCCGGCGTTTTTTAACGAAGAGGTTTTTCAAATCCCCAAGGAATACGGTAAGACCCAATTTATTCTGGAAGGCCAGCATTTCATAACCCCCGGGCAAAGGCTTAACATACTGCCCCAGGTTCCGGGCAGTGCCGGAGCGCCTCTTCCATGA
- a CDS encoding TolC family protein, with protein MGLFLVGVYIQSHGQEWDRDKLLSQALGRNNTYLLSASRSREAQSALNSARASRFPVLRFTGNMSYMTNPPGVKVEKGALYPGGPVAVPGMGSIPFPALPDKDITMSLSDNTRYEFGLSLEQPLFTWGRINNSVKAANLGSRASALQMEQERRNIGTALDIHLYTLAYLSSIRAILEEQRRSADRLIVISEESFANGFLLRADLLESKLLTAEVKLGDYGIQETWDNAFLAIKTLTGLNDLDPDSIRFSSETDQDDHGYSPLDKERLLALSKERNLGLKMLSLQTQASERLLAASRGQIYGKPDLGLFLQLGYSGWQDPSLNFTASVGIRSTIFDWGLYQTVRQKNESLAQARLEEEKGRRDLEEYLEKTLRQLELSQYRQEYLSLKIEAGEAQKDQAEAAWKSGYGQEREYLAKELAWYRDRITLLQEELAALVTAIQLESVFSNN; from the coding sequence GTGGGACTGTTTTTAGTTGGTGTTTATATACAATCTCATGGACAGGAATGGGATCGGGACAAGCTTTTGTCCCAGGCTCTTGGACGGAACAATACCTATCTTCTGTCCGCAAGCCGCAGCCGTGAAGCCCAATCGGCCCTCAATTCAGCCCGTGCCTCCCGGTTTCCGGTATTGCGCTTCACCGGCAATATGAGCTACATGACCAATCCCCCGGGGGTAAAGGTTGAAAAAGGCGCCCTCTATCCGGGTGGGCCGGTTGCGGTACCTGGTATGGGCTCGATTCCCTTCCCCGCCCTTCCCGATAAGGACATCACTATGAGCCTCAGCGATAATACCCGCTATGAATTCGGCCTGAGCCTGGAACAGCCCCTATTTACCTGGGGCCGTATTAATAATTCTGTTAAAGCGGCGAACCTGGGGAGCCGTGCCTCGGCGCTGCAAATGGAACAGGAGCGGCGGAATATCGGGACCGCCCTGGACATACATCTCTATACCCTGGCCTACCTGAGCAGTATCCGTGCAATCCTGGAAGAACAGCGGCGCAGTGCCGACCGGCTCATAGTAATTTCCGAGGAAAGTTTTGCCAACGGCTTCCTCCTCCGGGCGGATCTGCTTGAATCCAAGCTCCTCACGGCGGAAGTGAAACTGGGGGACTACGGCATACAGGAAACCTGGGATAATGCCTTTCTGGCGATTAAGACCCTGACAGGGCTGAATGATCTGGACCCCGACTCGATCCGCTTTTCCTCAGAAACGGACCAGGATGATCATGGTTATTCCCCATTGGACAAGGAACGGCTCCTGGCTCTCAGCAAGGAGCGGAACCTGGGGCTCAAAATGCTTTCCCTTCAAACCCAGGCTTCGGAGCGGCTCCTGGCGGCTTCCCGTGGGCAAATCTATGGCAAACCCGATCTGGGCCTCTTCCTCCAGCTTGGGTACAGCGGCTGGCAGGACCCGTCACTCAATTTCACTGCTTCCGTGGGGATACGGAGCACTATCTTTGACTGGGGCCTTTATCAGACTGTCCGCCAGAAAAATGAGAGCCTTGCCCAGGCCAGGCTGGAGGAAGAAAAGGGCCGGCGGGATTTGGAGGAGTATCTGGAAAAGACTCTGCGCCAATTGGAACTTTCCCAATACCGGCAGGAATATCTGTCCTTAAAGATTGAGGCTGGTGAGGCCCAGAAGGATCAGGCCGAGGCGGCCTGGAAGAGCGGCTACGGCCAGGAACGGGAATACCTGGCAAAGGAACTTGCCTGGTACCGAGATCGCATCACCCTGCTTCAGGAGGAACTTGCCGCCCTGGTTACGGCGATTCAGCTGGAAAGCGTCTTCAGCAATAACTAA
- a CDS encoding alpha/beta hydrolase: MIVRGNVYSEVLHIETGISVLAPDTHRDKGSCKVVYLFHGLHGDHNSWLDSTMLQTLAKDYNAIFVMPEVGRSFYADMKHGYDYFTYVSEELPEISKKVFNISAKREDTAVMGCSMGGYGALKCALTKPDQYGFCGAISSACLFIDEHLNSLQKNADYWLKTGGPEAEAILRDFYAIFGNDLSYTEGDEIIKLTRKIASRSVKPKIYAACGTEDPLQKENIRFKDQIEKLEWDYTYEEWAGVHDWQFFNDGLNKALQVWYS, translated from the coding sequence ATGATTGTACGTGGTAATGTGTATTCTGAAGTGCTGCATATCGAGACGGGGATAAGTGTGCTGGCCCCGGACACGCACCGGGACAAGGGCTCCTGTAAAGTTGTGTATCTTTTCCACGGCTTGCATGGGGATCACAATTCCTGGCTTGACAGCACTATGCTTCAGACCCTTGCCAAGGATTATAACGCCATCTTTGTCATGCCTGAGGTAGGGAGGAGTTTCTACGCCGACATGAAACATGGGTATGACTACTTCACCTATGTCAGTGAAGAGCTTCCCGAAATCAGCAAGAAGGTGTTTAATATTTCTGCGAAGCGGGAAGATACAGCGGTGATGGGATGTTCCATGGGAGGTTACGGCGCCTTGAAATGCGCGTTAACCAAACCGGATCAATATGGTTTCTGCGGAGCTATTTCCTCGGCTTGTTTATTTATTGATGAACATCTTAACAGTTTACAGAAAAATGCTGACTATTGGTTAAAGACCGGCGGACCGGAAGCAGAAGCCATACTCCGGGACTTTTATGCCATATTCGGCAACGATCTGTCCTACACCGAGGGTGATGAAATTATTAAACTGACCAGGAAAATTGCTTCCCGCTCGGTAAAACCGAAGATCTACGCCGCATGCGGAACTGAAGATCCTCTCCAGAAAGAGAACATCCGCTTTAAGGACCAGATTGAAAAACTGGAATGGGATTATACCTACGAAGAATGGGCCGGCGTTCATGACTGGCAGTTCTTTAACGATGGGTTAAATAAAGCACTTCAGGTGTGGTACTCTTAG
- the abc-f gene encoding ribosomal protection-like ABC-F family protein produces the protein MAFVQFTRVSLAFGDRDILKEVGLNLAAGSRAALAGINGSGKSTLMKVIAGKLAPDSGERAVQKGCRVSYLPQSGIVHRGSTLREEAETAYSGIIALLEEIEAIGRTLETAKADDSRTVALLEEHHRLQEAVENSGYYSRDQSIAMVLSGLGFSPEDLDRQTEEFSGGWQMRIALAKVLLEKADILLLDEPTNYLDIEARSWLELWLKNFTGGYLLVSHDRYFLDVTVNEVYELFQGRLKRYVGNYSAYEQVRQTELDSLLKRYAAQQEEIAKAEDLIRRFRYKATKAAMVQERIKKLEKMERIEIPESLKKISIAFPRPPHSGRIAMTLEGIGKSYGDRPILSGLGLTLESGEKLVVVGRNGAGKTTLLRILAGSDSKFSGSVQYGAGIQPGYFSQDAAETMTGSQQVVEYLEREAPTELIPRVRDMLGAFLFRGDDVYKPISVLSGGEKSRLALLRMLLKPMNLLILDEPTNHLDLQSKDILLDTLKKYSGTIIFVSHDRAFMEALSTKTLELSARGAEQPAAARLFYGDYGYYLDRIEREAVGGFAGDSAGGSVGSSNTVGITVDRSIDNSNTAVSTEPLPLGELEVESAHESLPKTMLIKAGSAALPLGAAAHREMSKLRQALTRRLEREEGEILKHLGELEAEKSALEAELGRPDVYSNGEKARAVKARLDGVTAELEGKGREWEAKAAELEKASAG, from the coding sequence ATGGCATTTGTACAATTTACCCGGGTTTCCCTTGCCTTCGGGGACCGGGACATTCTGAAAGAAGTGGGCCTCAATCTGGCAGCCGGTTCCCGGGCCGCCCTGGCGGGGATCAACGGCTCCGGCAAATCCACCCTGATGAAGGTTATCGCCGGGAAACTCGCCCCCGATTCCGGGGAGCGGGCGGTCCAAAAGGGTTGCCGGGTCTCCTACCTACCCCAGTCGGGGATAGTCCACCGGGGCTCCACCCTGCGGGAAGAGGCGGAGACTGCCTATAGCGGGATCATCGCCCTGCTGGAAGAGATAGAAGCCATAGGCCGGACCCTGGAAACAGCAAAGGCCGATGACAGCCGCACCGTTGCCCTGCTGGAGGAGCACCACCGGCTCCAGGAAGCGGTGGAAAATTCCGGCTACTACAGCCGGGACCAGAGCATTGCTATGGTCCTATCGGGGCTCGGTTTTTCCCCCGAGGACCTGGACCGGCAGACCGAAGAATTTTCCGGGGGCTGGCAGATGCGTATCGCCCTGGCCAAGGTGCTCTTGGAAAAGGCGGACATACTCCTCCTGGACGAACCCACCAACTACCTGGACATTGAAGCCCGGTCCTGGCTTGAACTGTGGCTGAAAAATTTTACCGGGGGCTACCTCCTGGTCTCCCACGACCGCTACTTCCTGGATGTCACGGTCAACGAGGTGTACGAACTTTTCCAGGGCCGGCTCAAACGTTATGTAGGCAACTACAGTGCCTACGAACAAGTCCGCCAGACCGAACTGGACAGCCTGCTTAAACGCTACGCCGCCCAGCAGGAGGAGATCGCCAAGGCGGAGGATCTGATACGTCGCTTCCGTTACAAGGCCACCAAAGCAGCCATGGTCCAGGAGCGGATCAAGAAGCTCGAAAAAATGGAGCGTATCGAAATCCCCGAGTCCCTGAAAAAGATCAGCATCGCCTTTCCCCGGCCTCCCCATTCGGGCCGTATAGCCATGACCCTGGAGGGTATAGGCAAGTCCTACGGTGACCGGCCCATTCTGTCCGGCCTGGGCCTGACCCTGGAATCCGGGGAAAAACTCGTGGTGGTGGGCCGCAACGGCGCGGGGAAAACAACATTACTGCGCATCCTTGCCGGCTCTGATTCAAAATTCAGCGGCTCAGTCCAATACGGGGCAGGCATACAGCCGGGCTACTTCTCCCAGGATGCCGCAGAAACCATGACCGGCTCCCAACAAGTTGTGGAGTACCTGGAACGGGAGGCCCCCACGGAACTGATCCCCCGGGTGCGGGACATGCTGGGTGCCTTCCTGTTCAGGGGCGACGATGTGTACAAGCCCATCTCAGTCCTTTCCGGGGGCGAAAAGAGCCGCCTTGCCCTGCTCAGGATGCTCCTCAAACCCATGAACCTGCTCATTCTGGACGAGCCCACCAATCACCTGGACCTGCAATCCAAGGACATACTCCTGGATACCCTGAAAAAATACTCAGGCACCATCATCTTCGTGTCCCACGACCGGGCCTTTATGGAAGCTCTGTCCACCAAAACCCTGGAACTGTCCGCCCGGGGCGCCGAACAGCCCGCAGCAGCCCGGCTTTTCTACGGGGACTACGGCTACTACCTGGACCGCATTGAGCGGGAGGCGGTCGGGGGCTTTGCCGGCGACAGTGCCGGCGGTTCTGTAGGAAGCAGTAATACTGTTGGGATCACTGTCGATAGATCTATAGACAACAGTAATACTGCTGTTTCAACAGAGCCATTGCCCCTTGGGGAACTTGAAGTGGAGTCTGCCCATGAAAGCCTTCCCAAAACCATGCTGATCAAAGCCGGGTCCGCCGCCCTGCCCCTTGGAGCGGCTGCCCACCGGGAGATGAGCAAACTGCGGCAGGCCCTTACCCGGCGGCTGGAACGGGAGGAAGGGGAAATCCTCAAACACCTTGGGGAGCTGGAAGCGGAGAAGTCTGCCCTGGAAGCGGAGTTGGGCCGGCCCGATGTTTACAGCAACGGGGAGAAGGCTAGGGCGGTAAAAGCCCGGCTGGACGGGGTAACGGCAGAACTCGAGGGGAAGGGCCGGGAATGGGAAGCCAAGGCGGCGGAGCTGGAAAAGGCTTCGGCGGGGTAG
- a CDS encoding SH3 domain-containing protein: MRSLGLARLSGFFLCILLGVLLSSCSRLLGWGVLLWSTEDPPIPSGTVLPVYIRSNIDHVWVVGIPEAYRITKGTNKFEIPVWQLELAGGKKAAEKRAAEFAEYARLYAETAQDGLPIRDDPDNSARRVYRLRMGEIIKVLARVEGNPAISTTGDPLPGDWYRVLTEDGSTGYCFSYRLKLFEHTGGALRVVPAAAVEDMEDPDLDMVLSNTWYPDWYGAMVSSRRVDLEDLQMHWRFLPNPDTGVAQIYLPNMDLSFSYTGIERTRNRAWRFEGAPLQMNLQSDTVLTVQYTENGGALKALVFVTLPMDLGDLIAQETERRETLLENLYALGPVFQSTNYGTLSFLRNGAFTWTGNNILIPQVIPASALGSGTVNMGLFLDTELEERYTGAFTLHFDGISSSGIRINFMYSSDEQGLRIEYVPPENLNGITVLRRAASPRVIYFFKADRQGITPAQPVSPLEF, from the coding sequence ATGCGGTCTCTTGGTTTAGCCCGGTTGTCCGGCTTTTTCTTGTGTATACTCCTGGGCGTTTTGCTAAGCTCCTGTTCCCGGCTCTTGGGCTGGGGGGTGCTGCTTTGGTCTACCGAGGATCCCCCGATCCCTTCGGGAACCGTGCTGCCCGTGTACATCCGTTCCAATATAGACCATGTGTGGGTGGTGGGGATTCCCGAAGCCTACCGGATAACTAAGGGTACCAACAAATTTGAAATCCCTGTCTGGCAGCTGGAACTGGCAGGGGGGAAAAAGGCGGCGGAAAAACGGGCGGCGGAATTTGCCGAATATGCCCGGCTATATGCGGAAACCGCCCAGGACGGGCTGCCTATCCGGGATGATCCGGATAACAGCGCGCGGCGGGTCTACCGTTTGCGGATGGGGGAGATTATCAAAGTCCTGGCCAGGGTCGAGGGGAATCCCGCCATCAGCACCACCGGGGACCCCCTTCCGGGGGATTGGTACCGGGTACTGACCGAAGATGGTTCCACCGGGTACTGCTTTTCCTATCGGCTTAAACTCTTTGAACATACCGGCGGCGCCCTCCGGGTTGTCCCTGCGGCGGCGGTGGAGGATATGGAAGACCCGGATCTGGATATGGTCCTGTCCAATACATGGTATCCCGACTGGTATGGGGCCATGGTGTCTTCCCGAAGGGTGGATCTGGAGGACCTTCAAATGCACTGGCGTTTTTTGCCGAACCCGGATACGGGGGTTGCCCAAATCTACCTGCCAAACATGGACCTGAGTTTTTCCTATACGGGGATCGAACGGACCAGAAACCGGGCCTGGCGTTTTGAGGGCGCCCCCCTCCAGATGAATTTGCAGTCCGACACGGTCCTGACCGTCCAGTACACGGAAAACGGCGGCGCCCTGAAAGCCCTGGTCTTTGTAACCCTGCCTATGGACCTGGGGGACCTGATCGCCCAGGAAACGGAACGGCGGGAAACCCTCTTGGAAAACCTCTATGCCCTGGGGCCGGTTTTCCAGAGCACCAATTATGGCACCCTTTCTTTCTTGCGGAACGGCGCCTTTACCTGGACCGGCAACAACATCCTTATCCCCCAGGTAATTCCCGCTTCAGCCCTGGGCAGCGGAACCGTGAACATGGGCCTCTTCCTGGATACGGAACTGGAAGAACGGTATACCGGGGCCTTTACCCTGCACTTTGACGGCATAAGCAGTTCCGGTATTCGGATCAACTTTATGTACAGCTCGGATGAGCAGGGGCTCAGGATAGAATATGTGCCCCCTGAGAACCTGAACGGCATCACGGTCCTGCGCCGGGCAGCCTCCCCCCGGGTTATCTACTTCTTCAAGGCCGATCGGCAAGGTATCACCCCGGCCCAGCCTGTAAGCCCCTTGGAGTTTTGA
- a CDS encoding DUF362 domain-containing protein — translation MGTSKVYFTDMRCKVGDSLLNKLDRIITKAGIEQIDFKQKYVAIKIHFGEPGNLAFLRPNFAKVVVDKIKSLGGMPFLTDCNTLYVGKRNQGLNHLDAANENGFWPLSTGCQNIIADGIRGTDDVDVPINGGVHCKVAHIGKAIMDADIVISLNHFKGHENTGFGGALKNIGMGSGSRAGKMAMHNDGKPQVNESVCVGCKICTRFCNHNAISFADGKKASIDHNKCVGCGRCIGACSKNAIFTKWDTTNATLNAKIAEYTKAVVDGRPNFHITVVNQVSPYCDCHGESDTAIVPDVGIFASFDPVALDHACIDAVNAAPSIKTSIIGEREETHKDSHGNADHLMDIHPTTDWRTQIAHAEKIGLGSGDYELITVK, via the coding sequence GTGGGAACATCGAAAGTGTACTTTACCGATATGCGCTGCAAGGTCGGAGACAGTTTGCTGAATAAGCTGGATCGTATAATTACGAAAGCCGGTATTGAGCAAATTGATTTTAAACAGAAGTATGTCGCCATTAAGATCCATTTTGGCGAACCGGGAAACCTGGCTTTTCTAAGGCCGAATTTTGCCAAGGTGGTGGTGGATAAAATCAAGTCCCTGGGGGGTATGCCTTTCCTGACGGACTGCAATACCCTCTATGTAGGAAAACGAAACCAGGGGCTTAACCATCTGGATGCGGCGAACGAAAACGGTTTCTGGCCCCTGTCTACAGGCTGTCAGAACATCATCGCCGACGGTATCCGTGGAACTGATGATGTGGATGTGCCCATAAACGGCGGTGTCCACTGCAAGGTGGCCCATATAGGCAAAGCTATCATGGACGCGGACATTGTAATTTCCCTAAACCACTTCAAGGGGCACGAAAACACCGGCTTCGGCGGGGCCCTGAAAAACATCGGCATGGGGAGCGGCAGCCGGGCAGGTAAGATGGCCATGCACAACGATGGTAAACCCCAGGTTAATGAAAGCGTTTGTGTGGGTTGCAAGATCTGTACCCGGTTCTGTAACCACAACGCCATCAGTTTTGCTGACGGAAAGAAAGCCTCCATCGACCATAATAAGTGCGTGGGCTGTGGCCGCTGTATTGGTGCGTGCAGTAAAAACGCCATCTTTACCAAGTGGGATACCACCAACGCAACCCTGAATGCCAAAATTGCCGAATACACCAAGGCGGTGGTGGATGGCAGGCCGAATTTCCACATCACCGTGGTAAACCAGGTTTCTCCCTATTGCGACTGCCATGGAGAAAGCGACACGGCGATTGTCCCGGATGTGGGCATCTTTGCCAGTTTCGATCCCGTTGCGCTGGATCACGCCTGTATTGACGCGGTAAACGCAGCTCCATCGATCAAGACCAGTATCATCGGTGAACGGGAAGAAACCCACAAGGATAGCCACGGAAACGCGGACCACTTGATGGATATTCACCCCACCACAGACTGGCGGACCCAGATTGCCCATGCGGAAAAGATCGGCCTGGGCAGCGGAGATTATGAACTGATTACGGTAAAATAG